The window AGATGGCCCGATTTGCAGCTCCAGCCAATTGGTTTAACATCCTTTTCCTGGGCTTTGGGGCTTCCGCCCTGTGTTTTGTAACCTGGAACTGGTCCGTGGGGGTTTTAGGTGCGGTAACCACCAGCGCCTATATTTACTTGGTGCCGGTGATTACCATGGTTACATCGGCTTGGGTGCTGCAGGAACCCATCACCGGCATGGCGCTTCTGGGAGCGGGACTTACCTTGTTGGGACTTTATCTGTCCCAGCGTAAAAGCGATGTCAAAGTAAAGGCGGAAAATAATGTAGCCTTTGACCGTTGACAGAGGCTGATGATTCTGGTAACATTTTTTAAAATATGATTTAAAACGATGACAGGGACTAGTAAGCGTTTACTGCTGGTTCAGAGAGCCGCCGGTTGGTGCGAAGGCGGTCGAAGGCAGGGCGATGAACTCCCCCTTGAGTTGCCGACCGAAGGAGTTAGCAGTAGGCTCGGACGGAATCTTCCACCGATAAAAGGAAGGGAATATCGGATTTTAAATCCCGTATTCTATTAAGGGAACGACTTGTGTCGTTACATTGAGTGGTACCGCGGAGGAACCCTTCGTCTCAATTTGAGGCGAAGGGTTTTTATATTTGTAAGGGGGTGGTGTTGGCATGGAAGCGGACCTTAGTGACCTTACCAGGCTAAACTTGAAAAGGGATTTTCATAATACCAAGGAGGAATTTAAAAATGCGCAAGCTCTATATATTCGATACCACCCTCAGGGATGGAGAACAGTCCCTGGGCATCACCTTAAACACCCATGAGAAGCTGGAAATCGCCAGACAATTGGTCCGGTTGGGTGTTGATGTGATTGAAGCGGGCTTTCCCGCCTCATCCCCCGGGGACATGAATTCGGTAAAAACCATTGCCCGGGAAATCAAGGGGGCTGTTATCTGCGGCCTTACCCGGGCGGTGGCCAAGGACATCGATGCTTGCGCCGAAGCCTTGCGGGATGCGGAGCAGCCCAGAATTCATACGGGCATTGCCGTATCCCCGGTGCATATGGAGAAAAAGCTGCGGCTCTCTCCCGAACAGGTGGTTGAAGCGGCCGTAGCTGCTGTAAAACATGCCAAAAAATACGTCAGTGATGTTGAATTTTACGCGGAAGACGCTTCCCGAAGCGAACCGGCCTTTTTGGCCAAAATTTTAGAAAAAGTCATTGAGGCGGGAGCAACGGTGGTTAACATTCCGGATACCGTGGGGTATGTTACTCCCTGGCAGTATGGGGAGTTGATTTCCTTTTTGACGAAGAACGTTAAGAACATTGACTCCGCCATCATCAGCACCCACTGCCACAATGATCTGGGCATGGCCACGGCCAACACCTTGGCCGCCGTAAAGGCGGGAGCAAGCCAGGTGGAAGGCACCATCAACGGAATCGGAGAAAGGGCCGGGAACACCGCCCTGGAGGAAGTGATGATGGCCGTTTACTCCCAGCCCAGTCTTTACGGAGTAGAGCTGGGGGTAAAAACCAAGGAGATTGCCGCAACCAGCAGACTGGTATCCGGCATTACCGGCGTACCGGTTCCCAGTCACAAAGCCATTGTTGGGGCCAACGCCTTTATGCACGCCTCAGGCATTCACCAGGACGGTGTTTTAAAAGAAAAAAGGACCTACGAAATTATTGATCCGGAAACAGTGGGTATATTGAGAAATAAAATTGTTTTAAGTGCCCGGTCCGGCAGGCATGCCCTCAAGCATCGTCTGGAGGAGTTGGGTTACAGCCCCGAACAATATGATGTGGAAACCGTTTATAAAGAGTTTTTGCAGTTGGCGGATCAGAAAAAAGAAGTTTTCGACGAGGACCTGCATGCCCTGATGGGATATACTGAAAAGGAGCGCAACAGCATCTCCATAAAAAATATCTCCGTAGCCACCAATGGGGCGGCTACGGCCACAGCCACGGTATCCTTAGCAATGAACGATCAGATTCTGACCGACGCAGCCTACGGCAACGGGCCGGTGGATGCCGTTTTTAAGGCCATCGAACGGATTACCGGAATTACCGTCAAACTGGAGGACTACAATTTAAGTTCCGTCAGCCGGGGCAGCGAAGCCCTGGGCAACGCCATTGTAAAGGTGCGTTACGGTGAATCCGGTTTGGTGATCGGCCGGGGGGTTAGCCCGGATGTGATTGAAGCAACGGCCAAGGCTTATGTCAATGCCTTATCGAAAATTAAAGCCATTGATTGATCCATGGCCGGATTTGGCATAGCGGAAGGATTTTACTAAATCCCTGCATGGTGGAGGGCCTGCAATGAAGCTTGAACGGTTGATTTCTATCCTGGTGATTTTGCTCAGGCGGCAGCGGGTACAGGCGAAGGAACTGGCGGAAATGTTTGAGGTTTCCGTCAGGACCATCCTTCGCGATGTGGAGGCCATAAACCTGGCCGGGATCCCTATTGTTACTTATCAGGGGGCAAAGGGAGGAATCGGCCTTGCGGAAGGCTATCGTCTGGACAAAAGTATTTTGACCTCCCATGAGATGGCCGCCATCATTACCATGCTCAAAGGGATTGGCATGTCGGTTCCCGATATTGGCCATGAAATTTTGCAGGAAAAGCTGAAAAATACCTTATCCCCGGCCCAGGCTAAATTTCTCGATGCCAAAACCAATCAACTTTTCATTGACTTATCTCCTTGGGGAGGAAATAGGACTCTGGCGGAAAAAGTCGGCATCCTGCGTAAAGCCATAGAAAACTTAACGGAAGTTGAGTTAAAATACACCGATTCATCCGGCGCAAAGACCTTGCGCCGGGTCCAACCCTATTCTCTCGTGCTCAAAGGGCAAAACTGGTACCTGTACGCCTGGTGCCTGCTGCGGGGGGAATTTCGCCTCTTCAAATTGTCAAGAATGAAGGAGATAAATATTTTAGAAACCCGGTTCCAGCCCCAGGAGGTATCGCTGCAGCCATTTCCCTGGGAGGAGGAATGGTCGAGCCCCGGGGGCATGGTTGAGTTGGAGCTGGTTTTTGACAAGGAAATGGAGGCGGTTGTGGAGGAGTGGTTTGCGGGGAATTTAGTTCAACTGGAAGATGGCAGGATCCGGATTGAAATTTCCCTGCCGGAGAATAACTGGCTCTATGGGTTTTTGCTCAGTTTCGGCACCGGTGTAGAGGTGATCCGGCCATCCAGGCTGAGGAAGATTCTGGCGGACCAGGCCCGGGGAATACTGAAAAAATATGTTTAGAAACATGACGGCCTGTTGTCATGTTTGGGGTAGTATAATGGGAGAAAAATGAAGGGAGTCAATGCCATGAACTACCCATGCGAACTGTCGGATCAACCGTCTCAGCCGGTGCTTTCCATCCGAACCAGAAGTGCGGTGGAAAATCTGCCCCAGGTGTTGGGCCAGGCTTATTTAACCGTTCTCCGGTATTTGGCTGAGATCGGGGAGCAGCCCGCAGGCCCGCCCTTTGCGGCCTATTACAATATGGACATGCAGGACCTGGATCTGGAAATTGGCTTTCCGGTGGCCAAAGCACTAACCGGGCGGAATGAAATTCAGCCTAGTGAAATCCCGGCCGGAAAGCAGGCCACCTGCCTCTATCAAGGACCTTACCGTCAGATAGAACCCGCCTATCAGGCACTGATGCAGTGGATCCAGGAGAAGGGTTTGCTGCCAACCGGTGCGGCCTATGAATTCTACCTCAATGATCCCCGGGAAACCCCGGAGAGTGAGCTTCTGACAAAGATTGCTTTTCCGCTGAAAGGTTAAAATAAATACACAGCAATGACCAAGGATTCCCGCAGAACGGCGGGAATCCTTGGTTTTTATGCTCTTTATGTAAAAATTAAAGGGATCGGGCAGCTTTACCGGACTGCTTATGATATAATATAAACTTGTTGATCTGCAAAAAATGATGAAAGAGGACATGCACAAATGATTAGTACAAATGGATTATCCCTTCGCTTTGGCAAGCGCTCCTTATTTGAGGATGTTAATATAAAATTTACTCCGGGCAACTGTTACGGTTTAATCGGCGCCAACGGCTCGGGCAAATCTACTTTTTTAAAGATTTTGGCCGGAGAAATTGAAGCCAGTGCGGGAGAAGTGGCGGTAACTCCGGGAGAGCGAATTACCGTCCTAAAGCAGGATCACTTTGAATTTGACCAACTGGAAGTACTTAAAGTGGTGATGATGGGACATGCCCGGCTTTATGAGATTATGGAAGAAAAAGATGCTCTTTATGCTAAGCCCGATTTCTCCGAAGCGGATGGCATGAGGGCTTCTGAACTTGAATGTGAGTTTGCCGAGTTAAACGGCTGGGAGGCGGAACCGGAGGCCGCCCGGCTGTTAAATGGCTTAGGCATCAAGGAAGAGCTTCACACCAAGAAGATGAAGGAATTAAGCGGCGGAGAGAAGGTTAAGGTTTTACTGGCCCGGGCTTTGTTTGGCAATCCCGATATTATGTTGTTGGATGAACCGACCAACCACCTGGATCTGGAGGCCATTCTCTGGCTGGAGGATTTCTTGTATCATTTTGAGAATACAGTGATTGTGGTTTCTCACGACCGCCACTTTTTAAATAAGGTATGTACCCATATTGCGGATATTGATTTTGGCAATATCCAATTGTATGTGGGTAACTATGACTTTTGGTATGAATCCAGCCAATTGGCCTTAAAAATGGCCAAGGAGGCCAATAAGAAGAAAGAAGAAAAAATTAAAGATCTACAGCGGTTTATTGAACGATTTAGTTCCAACGCCTCCAAAGCCAAACAAGCCACCTCCAGGAAAAGACAACTGGAAAAATTGACGCTGGAGGATATTAAACCTTCCTCCCGGAAGTATCCTTATATTGATTTCAAGCCGGACCGGGAGGCCGGGGACCAGTTGCTGAGCGTAGAAAACCTGACGGTTCACATGGATGGGGAAGCGGTGTTAAAGGATGTAAGCTTTACCCTGAATAAAGGGGACAAGATTGCTTTTGTCGGTCCCAACGGCCTGGCTAAAACCACCTTGTTTAAAGTATTAATGGGCGAACTGGTCCCGGATAGCGGGGAATTTAAGTGGGGCGTATCCACCTCCCAGGCCTATTTTCCCAAAGATAATTCCACCTATTTTGATGTGGATTTAAATCTGGTGGACTGGCTGCGGCAGTATTCTCCGGACCAGGAAGAATCCTTTGTCCGGGGTTTTCTGGGGCGCATGCTTTTTTCCGGCGAGGAGACCCAGAAGGGAGCCAAGGTGCTCTCCGGAGGGGAGAAGGTACGCTGCATGATTTCCCGGATGATGCTCAGTGGGGCCAACGTGCTTCTGCTGGACGAACCCACCAACCACCTGGATCTGGAATCCATTACCGCGTTGAACAACGGCCTGATGAATTTTACCGGGAATATTCTGTTTGTGTCCCAGGATCATCAGTTTATCCAGACCGTGGCCAACCGGATCATTGAAATCACGCCCGGCGGCCTGGTGGACCGGCAGATGAGCTATGACGATTATCTGTGCAGCGAAGAGGTTAAAAAGCAATTGGAAACGCTATATCAATAATCCCAGGAAACGGACCATTTTTGAGAAAATGAGGTGGCCGGATGAACATTCAGATATTCGGCACCAAAGGGTGCCAAAATACCCGCAAGGCAGAACGCTTCTTTAAAGAACGGGCCATCCCTTATCATTTTGTTGATTTGAAAGTTCGCGGTTTGAGCAAAGGCGAGCTGAACCGGGTTGGATCCGTACTGGGTCTGGAAAATCTGATGGACACGAACGGAAAAGAGTATGCCAAACGCAATCTCAAATATATTGTTCATGATACGGAAGAAATGCTGCTGGCTCATCCATTGCTGTTAAAAACCCCCATTGTCCGCAACGGTTCTCAAGCCACCCTTGGCTATTGTCCGGAAATCTGGCAGAAGTGGGTGTAACGACGGGTTTGCTGAAAGAGATCGTCCTATAATAAAAAGATTCCCACCTGATCAGGGCCGGGAATCTTTTTATTATTTTTTGAAAGTAAAAAATTTTCTATCCAAACGAACAGGACTTATTCAATCGGTAGGGAATTATTTAGAAAAATCTAGGAGGTGGTTTGCTCATGGAAGGTCCCAATAAATTAGAGCTGCTTCGAACCATGCTGCTGATTCGCAGGTTTGAAGAAAAATTGGAAGACTTGAGCAGGGAACCGGGAAAACTCCACGGCATGATGATCGTCTGCACCGGCCAGGAGGCGGTGGCGGCGGGAGTGAGCGCGGCTCTGGAGGCCCAGGATGTGATCATCAGCAATCACCGCAGTCACGGTCATTTAATTGCCAAAGGAGCGGAGCCGGACCTCATTATGGCCGAAATATTTGGCAAGACCACAGGCTATAACAAGGGGAAAAGCGGTACCCTGCATATCGCGGTTCCGGAAGTAAACGCCCTGTGCACCACCACGGTGGTGGGAGGCGGCATTCCCATTGCCGTAGGAACCGCTTTCGCCGCCCAATATGAGAACAAAGATTTTGTGACGGTTTGCTATTTCGGCAACGGGGCGGCGGATGAGGGAAGTTTTCACGAAGCGTTGAATTTAGCCGCCCTGTGGAATTTGCCGGTAATCTTTCTTTGTGAGAATAACCTGTACTCCGGGGCCCAGCGGCTGGAGGAGCACACCCGGATTAAAGATTTGGCGGAACGGGCCGGGGCCTATGGCATGGCTTCTGAGATTGTGGACGGCAATGATGTGATGGAGGTATACCAGGCTGCTTTACGGGCCAAAGAGAGATGTCTGGCGGGAGCGGGACCGGTCCTCATAGAATGCAAAACCTATCGCTGGGGCGGTCACAGCACCACCGATCATCAGGCTTATCAGCCCCGGGAGGAAATTGCGCAATGGAAGCTGCGGTGCCCGGTTAAACAGTTAAAAGAAGCACTGTTACAAGAGGGCGTTTTGACGGAAGCCGCCTGGGAGCAGATGGACGCTGAAGTGAAGCGGCAGGTTGATCAGTCGGTACAGTTTGCCGAGGAAAGTCCCTGGCCGGATGTTACCGAGGCCTTGGAAGATGTGTTTGCCTAGGTAAATAATCTTGGGAGGTTAAACTTATGCTACAAATAACCATGGGTGAAGCGGTAAAGCAAGCCTTGCAGGAAGAGATGCGCCGGGATGAGCAGGTTTTTGTGGCCGGAGAAGGAGTGGGTGTGGGGATTCACAGTAACCCTAAATTTCCCACCTTTGGTCTGCTGGAAGAGTTTGGTCACCGGCGGGTAAAGGATACACCGGTTTCCGAGGCGGCCATAGCCGGTTTGGCGGTAGGCGCCTCCGTAATGGGTTTGCGGCCGGTGGTGGAGATCATGTTTAATCCCTTCTTCACCATTGCTTCCGATCAAATTGTCAATCATGCAGCCAAGCTGCGTTATCTTTCCGGGGGAAAGAGCCAGTTTCCGCTGGTGGTGCGCATGAAGTCCGGAGCGGGGATCGGAGCCGGCTGCCAGCACTCCCATAATCTGGAGGCATGGCTGGCCCATTGTCCGGGTCTTAAGGTGGTTATGCCCGGGACCCCTGCGGATGCCAAAGGGCTGCTGAAGTCTGCCATCCGGGAGGATAACCCAGTCATCTTTATTGAAGATATGGTTTTATATTTTGTGCCGGGACCCGTGCCGGAGGAGGAATACACCATTCCCATTGGCCTGGCCGAGGTCAAGAAGCCGGGCCGGGATGTTACCCTGGTTACCTGGTCTAAGATGCTGGGCGTTGCTTTTAAAGCAGCCGGTCAATTGGAAAAGGAAGGGATCAGCGTAGAAATTGTGGACTTAAGGACACTGGTTCCCCTGGATGAAGAGACCATTTTAAAATCCGTGGCCAAAACCGGCTGCCTGGTGGTGTTACACGAAGCCACCCGAACCGGCGGGTTTGGTGCAGAGATCGCGGCTCTGGTGGCGGAAAAGGCCTTTATGCATCTTAAGGCGCCGGTAAAGAGGATTGCGCCTCCGGATATTCCGGTTCCTTACAGCAAGCCTTTGGAGCAGTTTTATATCCCCAATGAAAATACCGTTGTTGAGGTAATCAAGGACATGGTTTAATTTAGACGAAAACATTCAGGGCATCACAAACCAACCTTATTTTGGGCCGCCATAGGCCTGGATTAGGGGGAAATCCGAACAAGGGAGAAAGGACTCTCACCATCACTGGTGAGAGTCCTTGGCTATTCCCTGCAAAAATGTTTTTTCCGTGAGCAGTGGGCAAGGATCCCCTTGCCGCGGCAGAAGTGCACCAATCTATCATGAGACATAAGATGGTAATTTTTTAAAATAATAAAAGGATGATTCCTCCAATTACTTTTTAAAAGTAATTTCATGGATCCCGGTTTTTCCGAATACATTTTAGTCGATAGGTGATATAATCCCCAGTAACAGCCGGTTATTTTTTTAAGGAATTAAAAAAGTTTGGAGGAGAATCGCTATGTCCTATTTACTTAAGCCATTACAAGTGGGTACCCTGGCATTAACCAATCGTCTGGTGATGCCGCCCATGGCTACGGCCAAGGCTGAACCGGATGGGAAAGTGAGCCAGGAGATTCTGGACTACTATGCTGAAAAATCCGAGGGAGGATATATTTCACTCATCATCATTGAACATAGTTTTATAAAACCGGAGGGAAAAGCCAGTATAAAGCAACTTTCCGTTGCGGAGGATGGCATGGTTGAAGGGTTAAAGAAACTGGCCAAGGTGATTCACGGCAATGGCTCCAAGACTATGATGCAGCTTAACCATGCCGGAAGTGCTGCCCTTGAAGAGGTGATCGGAACCACTCCGGTAGCTCCCTCGGCAGTGGCCAATCCACGCAGGGGGGATAGGCCTCGTGAACTCACCCGGCAGGAAATTGCAGAGATTATTGAAGCCTTTCAAAATGCCGCCCGGCGTGCCAAAGAAACCGGGTTTGACGGGGTTGAAATCCACTCCGCCCATGGTTATCTGCTGAACCAATTTTTATCCCCGCTGACCAATCGGCGTTCGGATGAGTATGGCGGGGATATTCATAACCGCATCCGTATTCACCTGCAAGTGATTGAAGCCGTGCGGGCGGCGGTGGGGGAAGATTTTCCCCTTTTGCTGAGGTTAGGGGCTTCGGATTTTATGGCCGGTGGGACCACCCTTGAAGACAGCCAGATTGCTGCCAAAGAATTTGCCAAGGCGGGGATCACCATACTGGATATTTCCGGCGGTTTCTCCGGCTATAATGTGCCGGGACTTACGGGGCAAGGTTATTTTGCACCATTGACAGAAGCCATTAAAAAGGTGGTGCCCATTCCGGTCATTCTTACGGGTGGTATTACCGAGGTTCGGGTTGCCGAGCGGTTACTGGCCGAAGGAAAGGCCGATTTGATTGGTGCGGGCAGGGCCATACTGAACGATTCCCAATGGGCCAAAGGTGCGGTAGAAAGTCTTCGTTAAAGGCAGTGCCCGGTGAAAGATAAAAGACCCCTTGAGCAGACTGGAAAAGCAATTTCTTCCAAAGAGATACTTGAGATACGTCAAAAAGAAACAATGATAGACTTTTTTAGGGATTATTTTTATAATATTAAAAGGATTATCAGTAAAGGTAAAGTTTACCACATGGGATCCGGTGGTTTTGGGGCTAGCGAAGGGGAAATGGGTATTTGCAGGACATTAGAAGGACACTTATTTTAGTGTTAAGCAGAAAGAAAAGCTGCTGCCAATTGGTAGCAGCTATGTTTTTAATATGATAAAGGTTCTGTACATATTTAAACTTATAAAATCCCTACGTATGGGCTGTTTGCCCTGGGAGGGAAGGTATGAATGTAAACGTACTAATTGTTGATGGTGAACGGCAAATCCAAACTCTTTTTAAAAGGATTCTGGGAAGTCAGGTATACCGGGTTACCGCGGTAGATGATGCCAAGTCCGCCTACCTAAAATTAGCGCAAAAAAATTTTAAGGTGGCCATGATAAATTTTAAGCTGCGGGATACTACAGGATTGGATTTACTCCAGTATATCAAAAATGTTCAGCCAGAATGCCGTTGTATCATTATGACCGGTTATGGCTCGATTGAAACGGCAATACGGGCCATTCAATTGGGGGCTTACGATTATCTGGAGAAGCCCTTTGAGTCGCTGGAAAAGGTGCGGAGGATCGTTCAAAGCGTTGGTGATTTCGGAGAGAAAGAGTCAAATCATACCGAGTTTGAAAGCATACGGAGTTGTGCGGATACCGTGGGCATGGTGATTGGCAACAGCAAAGAGATGCGAAAAGTAATCACCACGGCCTATAAAATCGCCAATAAAAAAGTAAATGTATTGATTTCCGGTGAAACAGGGACTGGAAAAGATGTGCTGGCCAGATTTATTCATGCCGCCAGCGACAGGAAAAACAATCTTTTTGTGCCCATAAACTGCGGCGCCCTGCATGAAAGTCTGCTGGAAAGTGAATTGTTTGGTCATGAAAAGGGAGCTTTTACCGGGTCCAACGGAACCCGAAAAGGTATCTTTGAATTAGCCAATAAGGGAACACTCTTTTTAGATGAATTGTCTGAAGCCAGCCAGGCCATCCAGGTAAAGTTGCTTAGAGTACTAGAAACCGGTGAATTTTTGCGTTTGGGTGGTGAAAAACCCATCAAGACCGACGTAAGAATTATTACTGCCACCAATGCCAACATCGAGAACCTGGTAAGAAGCCGTAAATTTAGAAAGGATCTATATTATCGTTTAAATGTGGTACGGTTGGATTTAATCCCGCTGAGACAAAGAAGCGAGGATATTATCGAATTCGTCAAGCATTTTGCCGAAAAAGTTGCCGCTAACTATAATCATCCCACCCCCCCTCTTTTTACCGAACTGGCTTTACATGTACTACAATGTTATCCCTGGTATGGCAATGTTCGGGAGCTATACAGCATTATTCAAAAAATTGTTTTAAAAGATGTCTCCGGGGTCATTGACATTAAACATTTACCAAAAGACATTATTAATAGCTTTAGCAGGCAGAATGGCCAGAATCAAAGTAATTTTTCACCACAAAAATTTAAAATTCAAAGGCTAAAGGGTATCATTCATAGTTTAAATGGGTTGAACAACCCCCAACTGGAAGGCAAATCCTCCTTTCATCCCAGACTGCTGCAGGATGTGGAAAAAGAATACATTGAAAGAACCATAGAATATTATAACGGCAATGTTACTTTAGCCGCCAGGGCCCTGGGGATCAGCAGAGCAACATTATATCGCAAAATTAAACAATAAATGTATTGTTTTGAGAAATAAAACTATTTATATGTCGAAAATTGCCTTTTGAAAATAAAGCTATAATAGCTTTATTTTTTTATTTATAGCCGAATTCAAGCATCTCCGGCCTTTTATAAAGCTTTTTTTTAATTCTTAAAGGTTTGGCATTTATTTTGCTGTTAGAAACAATGGATTTGAACTGAATGGGGTGAGATAAATGCATAACCATGAAAGGGTGCAGAGGGAATTGGCTCAGGAGTACATACCCATGATCAAAGATTCGCTTACCGTTATCATCAGTAATTTGCAACTTTTGTCCGAGGAAAAGCCGGACCATCCCGCAATCAACCGGTATCTGGAACTGATTGATGAAGCCAGAAAGATTAACAGGGCTATTGATGTACTCTTCTCTTTAAGGCCTGGGATGAAGTAAAGGAAAATCAACCTTTGCGGATAAGGCCGTGATGATTGACGGTCATTTGAAGGGGGTGAAAAAGCTGTGTTGGTCAGGTCTTTATAAGAAAGGAGGTATTAACAAATGTCCACGAACCAGGTGATCGTCTTTGAGTTGGGGGATATACGTTATTGTGTTGATATTCTGAAAACGCAGGAAATCATGCGTATGGTGGAAGTAACCCCGGTCAATGAGGAGAATGACAAGGCCAAGGGAATTATTAATCTGCGCAACGAATTGATTCCAATTATCAACACCGCTCATCTGCTGAGATTGTCTGAACAGGCGGAAAGTAATGAAACCCGGATTATTGTAGTAGAGTCGAATAAAAAAAAGGTAGGTTTAATTGTCGACCGGGTTTTGGAAGTAGGTACATATACCCTGGAGGAAATGGAAGAAATGAAGGCCGTTGCTTCCGCGGATACCTCTTTTATCAGGGGAATTATTAAGAAAAAAGAACACTTGTGGTTAATGTTAAATCTAGACCAAATAGCATAAATATTCGGGGGTGCAAAATTGCTTAAAAATACAAACTTCATGATGAACAAAACCCTGCGCTCTAAATTTATTTGGGGTATTGGATTGGTGTTGCTGCTAATTATCGGAACCTCTTTATTTTTAATCGCAACCATTAAAAGGAGCGATAACAGCTATACGGAGCTTATTGAGAAAAAAGCCTTTGCTTATGCCAAGACCGAATCGTTAATGAGTAATTTCAACCGTTCTGCAGCCAGTGTGCGGGCTTATATGCTGTTTGGAGAAGAGGACGAAATTAAAACCATCCAAGAATCAATGGCCCGGACAAAGGAAGAATTAGAAGCAATTCTTCCTTTATTAACAACGGATGAAGGAAGACAGATGCATCAAGCGGTTGTAAAAGATCTGGAAGAGTACGAAATTTTTACGGAACAGATGATTTCATTGATCCAGACCCGGGAGGCGGCCCAGGGAGAGGAACGAACGGCGGCTGAAGAACAAGTGCTAAAATATTTTTCAGACAATAGAGGGTATGTCAGCAAACTAAATACGGATGGAATGAAATTGTCCGAACGTCAATTAAATAATTTAGTCAATGGTAGTAAAGAGACTTCAGTGGCTGCCCAGAGAAGCATTATGATTGCCACCATCATTGTTATCATAACTGTCCTGGTTAGTTTTATCATTGCCGTGGTAATCTTTAAAAATCTCAAAGAAATTGCGGCGCAAATACAGGAAAAATCCCGCAATGTGGATACTTTGACCACCGAGTTATCCGCCAACTCGGAAAATGTTGCGGCCGGAGCAACCGAATCGGCTTCCACCACCAACGAAGTGGCCGCCTCCATGGAAGAGGTAAATGTCAATG is drawn from Desulforamulus ruminis DSM 2154 and contains these coding sequences:
- a CDS encoding 2-isopropylmalate synthase; this encodes MRKLYIFDTTLRDGEQSLGITLNTHEKLEIARQLVRLGVDVIEAGFPASSPGDMNSVKTIAREIKGAVICGLTRAVAKDIDACAEALRDAEQPRIHTGIAVSPVHMEKKLRLSPEQVVEAAVAAVKHAKKYVSDVEFYAEDASRSEPAFLAKILEKVIEAGATVVNIPDTVGYVTPWQYGELISFLTKNVKNIDSAIISTHCHNDLGMATANTLAAVKAGASQVEGTINGIGERAGNTALEEVMMAVYSQPSLYGVELGVKTKEIAATSRLVSGITGVPVPSHKAIVGANAFMHASGIHQDGVLKEKRTYEIIDPETVGILRNKIVLSARSGRHALKHRLEELGYSPEQYDVETVYKEFLQLADQKKEVFDEDLHALMGYTEKERNSISIKNISVATNGAATATATVSLAMNDQILTDAAYGNGPVDAVFKAIERITGITVKLEDYNLSSVSRGSEALGNAIVKVRYGESGLVIGRGVSPDVIEATAKAYVNALSKIKAID
- a CDS encoding helix-turn-helix transcriptional regulator — its product is MKLERLISILVILLRRQRVQAKELAEMFEVSVRTILRDVEAINLAGIPIVTYQGAKGGIGLAEGYRLDKSILTSHEMAAIITMLKGIGMSVPDIGHEILQEKLKNTLSPAQAKFLDAKTNQLFIDLSPWGGNRTLAEKVGILRKAIENLTEVELKYTDSSGAKTLRRVQPYSLVLKGQNWYLYAWCLLRGEFRLFKLSRMKEINILETRFQPQEVSLQPFPWEEEWSSPGGMVELELVFDKEMEAVVEEWFAGNLVQLEDGRIRIEISLPENNWLYGFLLSFGTGVEVIRPSRLRKILADQARGILKKYV
- a CDS encoding GyrI-like domain-containing protein codes for the protein MNYPCELSDQPSQPVLSIRTRSAVENLPQVLGQAYLTVLRYLAEIGEQPAGPPFAAYYNMDMQDLDLEIGFPVAKALTGRNEIQPSEIPAGKQATCLYQGPYRQIEPAYQALMQWIQEKGLLPTGAAYEFYLNDPRETPESELLTKIAFPLKG
- a CDS encoding ABC-F family ATP-binding cassette domain-containing protein, with product MISTNGLSLRFGKRSLFEDVNIKFTPGNCYGLIGANGSGKSTFLKILAGEIEASAGEVAVTPGERITVLKQDHFEFDQLEVLKVVMMGHARLYEIMEEKDALYAKPDFSEADGMRASELECEFAELNGWEAEPEAARLLNGLGIKEELHTKKMKELSGGEKVKVLLARALFGNPDIMLLDEPTNHLDLEAILWLEDFLYHFENTVIVVSHDRHFLNKVCTHIADIDFGNIQLYVGNYDFWYESSQLALKMAKEANKKKEEKIKDLQRFIERFSSNASKAKQATSRKRQLEKLTLEDIKPSSRKYPYIDFKPDREAGDQLLSVENLTVHMDGEAVLKDVSFTLNKGDKIAFVGPNGLAKTTLFKVLMGELVPDSGEFKWGVSTSQAYFPKDNSTYFDVDLNLVDWLRQYSPDQEESFVRGFLGRMLFSGEETQKGAKVLSGGEKVRCMISRMMLSGANVLLLDEPTNHLDLESITALNNGLMNFTGNILFVSQDHQFIQTVANRIIEITPGGLVDRQMSYDDYLCSEEVKKQLETLYQ
- a CDS encoding arsenate reductase family protein, with amino-acid sequence MNIQIFGTKGCQNTRKAERFFKERAIPYHFVDLKVRGLSKGELNRVGSVLGLENLMDTNGKEYAKRNLKYIVHDTEEMLLAHPLLLKTPIVRNGSQATLGYCPEIWQKWV
- a CDS encoding thiamine pyrophosphate-dependent dehydrogenase E1 component subunit alpha, giving the protein MEGPNKLELLRTMLLIRRFEEKLEDLSREPGKLHGMMIVCTGQEAVAAGVSAALEAQDVIISNHRSHGHLIAKGAEPDLIMAEIFGKTTGYNKGKSGTLHIAVPEVNALCTTTVVGGGIPIAVGTAFAAQYENKDFVTVCYFGNGAADEGSFHEALNLAALWNLPVIFLCENNLYSGAQRLEEHTRIKDLAERAGAYGMASEIVDGNDVMEVYQAALRAKERCLAGAGPVLIECKTYRWGGHSTTDHQAYQPREEIAQWKLRCPVKQLKEALLQEGVLTEAAWEQMDAEVKRQVDQSVQFAEESPWPDVTEALEDVFA
- a CDS encoding alpha-ketoacid dehydrogenase subunit beta, which encodes MLQITMGEAVKQALQEEMRRDEQVFVAGEGVGVGIHSNPKFPTFGLLEEFGHRRVKDTPVSEAAIAGLAVGASVMGLRPVVEIMFNPFFTIASDQIVNHAAKLRYLSGGKSQFPLVVRMKSGAGIGAGCQHSHNLEAWLAHCPGLKVVMPGTPADAKGLLKSAIREDNPVIFIEDMVLYFVPGPVPEEEYTIPIGLAEVKKPGRDVTLVTWSKMLGVAFKAAGQLEKEGISVEIVDLRTLVPLDEETILKSVAKTGCLVVLHEATRTGGFGAEIAALVAEKAFMHLKAPVKRIAPPDIPVPYSKPLEQFYIPNENTVVEVIKDMV